A window of the Legionellales bacterium genome harbors these coding sequences:
- a CDS encoding HigA family addiction module antidote protein has translation MTIINQHEVLIMINKPLHPGEIVREVCVENTGLSVTEAAQKLGVDRTTFSRLINGHAGISAEMAVRLSIALDSSPILWLNLQRDYDLWKAEKRRKKLQVSKLGDAA, from the coding sequence TTGACTATCATTAATCAACATGAGGTATTAATTATGATTAATAAACCGCTTCATCCCGGCGAGATTGTCAGAGAGGTGTGTGTGGAAAACACGGGGCTATCTGTGACCGAAGCTGCTCAAAAACTCGGCGTTGATCGAACGACGTTTTCTCGTCTTATCAATGGTCATGCTGGGATCAGTGCCGAAATGGCGGTGAGATTATCCATTGCGTTGGATTCATCTCCTATACTTTGGTTAAATTTGCAGCGCGATTATGATTTATGGAAGGCTGAAAAACGTCGTAAAAAGTTACAAGTCTCTAAATTGGGCGATGCCGCTTAA